A section of the Methanocaldococcus sp. FS406-22 genome encodes:
- a CDS encoding right-handed parallel beta-helix repeat-containing protein has product MIFNLKNISIFVLAILLVSNVSLGLNISTINESLDSNNMDVAFNKSLPSSIDALNYNLTKNESVGKDNNVTINITNVTNEEENECYLNVIVNGYKVIVETNGKVFGFANGTPLKFVKIDSSKYVISPVILNTPMEIYTKFDGNKILHKTVILNYTKPEKENEETKKKELHYLNVSFDNFKLIVKTNGKPYAKYLDVNIKVKTKKIKKYEYLVYPLILNKTIIIYAKFKNETLNKTVFLNYTCENENLTNKTILTRDVYFPSEKIVVKTNFKPNTAYIITPDNKIIRLKVHKKGKFYVLSTKLKKNVILGNYSVVIDGIKKTFAVDYYKINAKLINNRFIVGNVSYYVKEPKFLTLIIYPNKKEIDVPLINGTFDIPLDYLVNKLNISKPEKIKKIVLICGNAEEKIKIKLKNKEKLKKLISYDPVNKEVVIKIEGNKKDVEKILKEYKKGKYYISKIMDINNHTTIEIRVKADEEILKDYGLPVDVIKTTETIKKISNNKIRVEVNNKLDGIWYRFSCKIPKGYRVKEIVGDDGRIIKNNISINRLTGEVVGEVRWYIENNTLYFYDDPIYGYDISLIPPAPNNSIAVELSYDGQDNGGCGQISAIVFPYSEGDNISTIETYDHAGRTGDYDYANNIDADAGSKIAIKYTSGIRTRQYGNGGDYYETASFYLSEINRTDVPLNTVPNGVLESVIITNMYAPWTNNELNITQKVIIRGNNKWFATIYYIKNPTTKTYTNLKFFQGMDWNFRGSYQKDNAYYNNANDVVYGYDSDAPSGDIQYGGFKSILPSYEHDVNPYWRMWDDIKYDNLNNYSSYNGDAGVALAWTKSSLKPGEIWVVPIIWGLGYNFTDMMNEINMGLSQLYDTGVKTINYPNNGDVFNPNLQPIIYVNSTIALYGLVDAYNLNVSINVTQINGTYTYTNSTLINLSVPYEEEKTISFPINISNMPYGAYNITIKTNLPNDQNTSNDEKSIIIYISPFSIEPEYQEKTGNAGEEIFYNITLYNFGSGERFDINITNSTKGWTTCIYNNSTLIAEDTNGDGIWDYISPNYDLNANNLPDIYVPHGELNLTVSKVIPPTTPLGEIDLTTLKFVNTNNPSIYDIASFQTSTPFPPSVQKTFYLHGDSSRTLNTSIPTEIDNYTTITGNSLASWTQIPRFADDFTVVGNISILLYMSDPDVLGGFETHKIVVSLIATNGVNSITLGSDTEDLNLYSTTRPYTFNIPLNSIVTIPKDYYLILRVENLQSTNSINIYHDSTYVSNITLNTTTYVEVQNIYADKDVYIPGDTATVFVNITDPIGSYDIKGANIAVYYPNGTLYINDSMNLQEVDANTPSLWKLFNYSFKVPVSGNYNITITGIESNGVIYKKDYVLCVGYEIQGYVKEDFGTLGVEDSSDKGVYDVNVSLFEDSNNNGVLDKNDKMINSTTTDVFGYYKFLVYNTSKTYFVAVNSKTISPTRGYNQGYNINDVWAEETYQTLYAPINTSQWIANGNATVSTNKLLLTPDDYNQVGSVWYYEPVNLSEDFVIEYYAYLGDNPDGADGVTFTLQPNGLSEWGGAGGGLGYAGITPSVAVEIDTWLNDFDYPATTDHIAIDVDGIVNHTYNNITFLTPNPYDLGNVEDGTEHKVKIVWNATTKQLTVYFDGSQVLTWNKDITQILGTTAYFGFTGGTGGAKNLQYIKPTYAKNGNSYIIKPTYSIVSMFGGRNPGKSDDWNTGDYEHYCTVDLNNYHGENITFGFSFDVITNTNPVGQGSFAQFIKNANAIVGEDKAYFKIPKTELHGKYYVIYTNNNSIVDNLTVINGSTQVDGDVLLSGSQWIANGDSYINNSENLTLIITPDDYNQVGSVWYYEPVNLSEDFVIEYYAYLGDNPDGADGVTFTLQPNGLSEWGGAGGGLGYAGITPSVAVEIDTWLNDFDYPATTDHIAIDVDGIVNHTYNNITFLTPNPYDLGNVEDGTEHKVKIVWNATTKQLTVYFDGSQVLTWNKDITQILGTTAYFGFTGGTGGAKNLQYIKPTYAKNGNELLNLDAISKNPVINNLAYNTTISNINFENVSVAILGNESGLNYLKITNVSVFGNILKAGIELLDYNWNMQEYPAYMTNIHINSSDAYGIEMLNRIWLIFEDSLIEMHNGIGVYWANWAGGYGNLTMENISIKECNHGIYFYKNGNIASIINSKIENSAYEGIYIIDSNNISILNTSIINNSIGIFSNNSSISVENSTVFNNRFEGIYVENSNITTYNLSVSNNSIGIYIKGFGNNKISLSRIFYNNYGVEVVNSSKILMNSSEIFNNSIDGIAVFNGDNLTITNNRIYNNNYSFLSYGNLTNVFIYNTSFENSTNKSLDIEVPSNSVLNNLTILDSKILNSGEYGLYVYSLGDSSNLNISGNFINASFRDGILIFGVNDIEILNNNITNNGLIGGDPAGAGIKVIGYNTANVTIENNNCSNNGGNGIDVEDYYGNYLRNVTIENNYLSNNGIEANAGNALFIGGRVENVLVKNNIMQYSDAQAILIQEPNGWATWAWIGTNITIDNNTIQYNGLTVEAGNVTAGITIGAYGNYNQDDGYIIIKNNKIINNNLCPNPSYGGKVGGIEIYGLNESWINLEFNITNNIIANNSAYGISVAASKDINIVNNTIYNNEKGITLPTYDSAPHNIIISKNSIYNNSMLGIDLNDDNVTLNDGLINPNEANYGIDYPIITYAELVGDNLTIRGYIGNGTGSSNFANAIVEIFLVKNSTGGDNLIGNNISSDGTTLDDTYGEGWIYLGSLIADSNGFFNGTLNVSGKGVDYDSILTATATINGYGTSEFGRNYLLIKKFFNITGSITMLPNGYNITIKSYNTTRDVYVYWYKPNDIGVINISGDYNENGTNGNTYWFKFNIINANEVKKISITTNTTTIEGLIIGIDPK; this is encoded by the coding sequence ATGATATTCAATTTAAAGAATATTTCAATATTTGTATTAGCTATTTTATTGGTTTCAAATGTAAGTTTAGGATTAAATATTTCTACAATAAATGAAAGTTTAGATTCAAATAATATGGATGTGGCATTCAACAAAAGCCTACCCTCTTCTATAGACGCATTAAACTATAACTTAACTAAGAATGAAAGTGTAGGAAAAGACAACAATGTAACGATAAATATAACAAATGTAACTAATGAAGAAGAAAATGAGTGTTATTTAAATGTTATTGTTAATGGTTATAAAGTTATAGTAGAAACTAACGGAAAGGTTTTTGGGTTTGCAAATGGAACTCCTCTAAAATTTGTTAAAATAGATAGTAGCAAATATGTGATTTCTCCAGTAATCTTAAACACTCCAATGGAAATTTACACAAAATTTGATGGTAACAAAATATTGCATAAAACAGTTATTTTAAATTACACAAAACCAGAAAAAGAAAATGAAGAAACGAAAAAAAAGGAATTGCACTATTTAAATGTATCATTTGATAATTTTAAGCTGATTGTTAAAACAAACGGAAAACCTTATGCTAAATATTTAGATGTCAATATAAAAGTTAAAACTAAAAAAATTAAAAAATATGAATATTTAGTTTATCCTCTAATTTTAAACAAAACAATTATCATTTATGCAAAATTCAAAAATGAAACATTGAATAAAACAGTATTTTTAAACTATACTTGTGAAAATGAAAATCTAACAAACAAAACAATATTAACGAGAGATGTTTATTTTCCATCAGAAAAAATAGTTGTAAAAACAAACTTTAAACCAAATACTGCATATATAATAACTCCCGATAATAAAATAATACGATTAAAAGTTCATAAAAAAGGGAAGTTTTATGTTTTATCCACAAAACTAAAAAAGAATGTTATATTAGGAAATTATTCAGTTGTAATTGATGGAATTAAAAAAACTTTTGCTGTTGATTATTATAAAATTAACGCTAAATTGATAAACAATAGATTTATCGTTGGAAATGTCTCTTACTATGTTAAAGAACCAAAGTTTTTAACCCTCATTATTTATCCAAATAAAAAAGAGATTGATGTTCCATTGATTAATGGAACATTTGATATTCCTTTAGATTATTTGGTTAATAAGTTAAATATATCAAAACCTGAAAAAATTAAAAAAATAGTTTTAATATGTGGAAATGCAGAAGAAAAAATAAAAATCAAACTTAAAAATAAAGAAAAACTAAAAAAATTAATTTCTTATGATCCCGTTAATAAAGAGGTAGTTATTAAAATTGAAGGAAATAAAAAAGATGTTGAAAAAATTTTAAAGGAATATAAAAAAGGGAAATACTACATTTCAAAAATAATGGACATTAATAACCATACAACAATAGAGATTAGGGTTAAAGCAGATGAAGAAATTTTAAAAGATTATGGACTACCAGTAGATGTTATAAAAACTACTGAAACTATAAAGAAAATAAGTAATAATAAAATTAGGGTTGAAGTTAATAACAAATTAGATGGTATTTGGTATAGATTTAGCTGTAAGATTCCAAAAGGTTATAGGGTTAAAGAAATTGTAGGAGATGATGGTAGAATAATAAAAAATAATATTTCAATAAACAGATTAACTGGAGAAGTTGTTGGAGAAGTAAGATGGTATATTGAAAACAACACACTATACTTCTATGACGACCCAATTTATGGATATGATATATCTTTAATTCCACCAGCTCCAAATAATTCAATCGCTGTTGAATTGTCTTATGATGGGCAAGATAATGGTGGATGTGGGCAAATATCTGCAATTGTATTTCCATACAGTGAAGGAGATAACATATCAACAATTGAAACATACGACCATGCAGGGAGAACTGGAGATTACGATTATGCAAATAATATTGATGCCGATGCAGGTTCTAAGATAGCAATAAAATATACAAGCGGAATACGAACAAGGCAGTATGGAAATGGTGGAGACTATTATGAAACTGCATCGTTTTACTTATCTGAGATAAATAGAACAGACGTTCCTTTAAATACTGTTCCAAATGGAGTTTTAGAAAGCGTGATTATAACGAATATGTATGCTCCATGGACTAACAATGAGTTAAATATTACTCAAAAAGTAATCATTAGAGGAAATAATAAGTGGTTTGCTACCATATACTACATAAAAAACCCAACAACAAAAACATACACAAATTTAAAGTTCTTTCAGGGGATGGATTGGAATTTCAGAGGAAGTTATCAGAAGGACAATGCATATTACAACAATGCCAACGATGTTGTATATGGGTATGACTCTGACGCTCCGTCGGGAGATATACAATATGGTGGTTTTAAATCAATTCTTCCAAGTTATGAGCATGATGTTAATCCTTATTGGCGTATGTGGGACGATATCAAATATGATAATTTAAATAACTATTCGTCATATAATGGGGACGCGGGAGTTGCATTAGCATGGACTAAGAGCTCATTAAAACCAGGAGAAATTTGGGTAGTTCCAATAATTTGGGGATTAGGATATAATTTTACTGACATGATGAATGAAATAAACATGGGATTAAGTCAATTATACGATACTGGGGTTAAAACTATAAACTATCCAAATAATGGGGATGTATTTAATCCAAATCTTCAACCAATAATATATGTAAATTCAACAATAGCTTTGTATGGGTTGGTAGATGCATACAATTTAAATGTTTCAATTAATGTGACTCAAATTAATGGGACTTACACTTATACAAACTCAACTCTAATAAACCTATCAGTCCCTTATGAAGAGGAAAAAACCATATCTTTCCCAATAAATATCTCAAACATGCCTTATGGAGCTTACAATATAACAATAAAAACAAATCTTCCAAATGACCAAAATACATCAAATGATGAAAAAAGCATTATAATTTATATTTCTCCATTCTCAATAGAACCAGAATATCAAGAAAAAACTGGAAATGCTGGTGAGGAAATATTCTACAATATAACTCTATATAACTTTGGCTCTGGAGAAAGATTTGATATAAATATAACAAACTCAACAAAGGGCTGGACAACATGCATATATAATAACTCCACTCTAATAGCTGAAGATACCAATGGAGATGGAATTTGGGACTATATAAGTCCAAACTATGATTTAAATGCAAATAATTTGCCAGATATTTATGTACCACATGGAGAATTAAATTTAACAGTTTCAAAGGTAATTCCACCTACAACTCCATTAGGAGAGATTGATTTAACAACTTTGAAATTTGTTAATACAAATAATCCATCGATATATGATATTGCATCATTCCAAACATCAACACCATTCCCTCCATCAGTTCAAAAAACTTTCTACTTGCATGGAGATTCTTCAAGAACTTTAAACACATCTATTCCTACAGAGATAGATAATTATACAACAATTACTGGAAATTCATTAGCTTCATGGACACAGATTCCAAGATTTGCAGACGACTTTACTGTTGTTGGTAATATATCCATCTTACTGTATATGAGCGACCCAGATGTTTTGGGAGGATTTGAAACTCATAAAATAGTAGTTTCACTAATAGCCACTAATGGAGTTAATTCAATTACTTTAGGAAGTGATACAGAAGATTTAAACCTATATAGCACAACACGTCCATACACTTTCAATATTCCTTTAAATTCAATAGTTACAATACCAAAGGATTACTACTTAATTTTAAGAGTGGAAAACCTTCAATCAACAAATTCAATAAACATCTATCATGATTCCACTTATGTATCAAACATAACGCTAAATACAACAACCTACGTAGAAGTTCAGAATATATACGCTGACAAAGATGTTTATATTCCTGGAGACACTGCTACAGTATTTGTAAACATTACAGACCCAATTGGAAGCTATGACATAAAAGGGGCAAATATAGCTGTTTATTATCCAAACGGCACCCTATATATTAATGATTCTATGAATCTGCAAGAGGTCGATGCAAACACTCCATCACTTTGGAAATTATTTAATTACTCATTTAAAGTTCCAGTCTCTGGAAACTACAATATCACAATAACAGGAATAGAATCTAATGGAGTTATCTATAAAAAAGATTATGTTTTATGTGTGGGTTATGAGATTCAAGGATATGTTAAAGAGGATTTTGGAACATTAGGGGTTGAAGACAGTTCAGATAAAGGAGTTTATGATGTGAATGTTTCTCTATTTGAAGATAGCAACAACAACGGTGTTCTTGATAAAAACGATAAAATGATAAACTCTACAACAACAGATGTATTTGGATATTACAAGTTTTTGGTCTATAACACATCAAAAACTTACTTTGTAGCAGTAAATTCAAAGACTATTTCTCCAACAAGAGGATATAACCAAGGATACAACATAAATGATGTTTGGGCAGAAGAAACATATCAAACATTATATGCTCCAATAAATACATCACAATGGATTGCAAATGGGAATGCAACTGTATCAACAAACAAACTCCTACTAACTCCTGATGATTATAATCAGGTGGGTAGTGTTTGGTATTATGAGCCGGTTAATTTGTCGGAGGATTTTGTTATTGAGTATTATGCTTATTTGGGGGATAATCCAGATGGTGCGGATGGTGTAACTTTCACATTGCAACCGAATGGGTTAAGTGAATGGGGTGGGGCTGGAGGAGGTTTGGGATATGCAGGAATAACTCCGAGTGTGGCAGTTGAGATAGACACTTGGCTTAATGACTTTGACTACCCAGCAACTACCGACCACATTGCCATAGACGTTGATGGAATCGTTAATCACACATACAACAACATAACATTCCTAACCCCAAACCCTTACGACTTAGGAAATGTAGAGGATGGGACAGAACATAAAGTTAAAATTGTATGGAATGCCACAACAAAACAATTAACCGTATACTTTGACGGAAGCCAAGTATTAACCTGGAACAAAGACATAACACAAATACTTGGAACCACCGCATACTTCGGATTCACAGGAGGAACAGGAGGAGCAAAAAACCTACAATACATCAAACCAACATACGCAAAAAACGGGAATTCCTACATAATAAAGCCAACCTATAGTATTGTCTCAATGTTTGGTGGAAGAAATCCTGGCAAAAGTGATGATTGGAATACTGGAGATTATGAGCATTACTGCACAGTTGATTTAAATAACTATCATGGAGAGAATATAACCTTTGGATTTAGCTTTGACGTCATAACCAACACAAATCCTGTAGGGCAAGGAAGTTTCGCTCAGTTTATAAAAAATGCTAATGCTATTGTTGGTGAAGATAAAGCCTACTTTAAAATTCCAAAGACAGAACTACATGGAAAATATTACGTAATATATACAAACAATAACAGCATTGTGGATAATTTAACTGTAATCAATGGAAGCACACAGGTAGATGGAGATGTATTGTTATCTGGATCGCAGTGGATTGCTAATGGGGACTCATACATAAACAACTCTGAAAATTTAACTTTAATTATAACTCCTGATGATTATAATCAGGTGGGTAGTGTTTGGTATTATGAGCCGGTTAATTTGTCGGAGGATTTTGTTATTGAGTATTATGCTTATTTGGGGGATAATCCAGATGGTGCGGATGGTGTAACTTTCACATTGCAACCGAATGGGTTAAGTGAATGGGGTGGGGCTGGAGGAGGTTTAGGATATGCAGGAATAACTCCGAGTGTGGCAGTTGAGATAGACACTTGGCTTAATGACTTTGACTACCCAGCAACTACCGACCACATTGCCATAGACGTTGATGGAATCGTTAATCACACATACAACAACATAACATTCCTAACCCCAAACCCTTACGACTTAGGAAATGTAGAGGATGGGACAGAACATAAAGTTAAAATTGTATGGAATGCCACAACAAAACAATTAACCGTATACTTTGACGGAAGCCAAGTATTAACCTGGAACAAAGACATAACACAAATACTTGGAACCACCGCATACTTCGGATTCACAGGAGGAACAGGAGGAGCAAAAAACCTACAATACATCAAACCAACATACGCAAAAAACGGGAATGAATTGCTAAATTTAGATGCAATTTCTAAAAATCCTGTAATAAATAATTTAGCATATAATACAACGATATCAAACATCAATTTTGAAAATGTATCTGTAGCAATCCTCGGAAACGAAAGTGGATTGAACTACTTAAAAATTACGAATGTTAGTGTCTTTGGAAACATTCTAAAAGCAGGTATTGAGTTGCTCGACTATAATTGGAATATGCAGGAGTATCCAGCCTATATGACTAATATACATATAAATTCTTCAGATGCGTATGGAATTGAAATGCTAAATAGGATATGGTTAATATTTGAAGATTCATTGATAGAGATGCACAATGGTATTGGAGTATATTGGGCAAATTGGGCTGGAGGTTATGGAAACTTAACAATGGAAAATATAAGTATAAAGGAGTGTAATCATGGAATTTACTTCTACAAAAATGGAAATATTGCAAGCATAATTAACTCAAAAATTGAAAACTCTGCATATGAAGGGATTTACATAATAGATTCCAATAACATATCAATACTAAATACTTCCATAATTAACAACTCTATTGGAATATTTTCGAATAACTCCTCCATTAGTGTGGAAAATTCAACAGTATTTAATAATAGATTTGAAGGAATTTATGTAGAGAATTCAAATATAACAACATATAATTTGAGTGTATCAAATAACAGCATTGGAATTTATATTAAAGGTTTTGGGAACAATAAGATAAGTTTGTCGAGAATATTTTATAACAACTATGGTGTTGAAGTAGTTAATTCCTCTAAGATATTAATGAACTCATCAGAAATATTCAATAACTCAATCGATGGAATTGCAGTATTTAATGGAGATAATTTAACAATAACAAATAACAGAATTTATAACAACAATTACTCTTTCTTATCATACGGAAATCTCACTAATGTTTTCATCTACAACACTTCATTTGAAAACTCAACAAATAAAAGTTTAGATATTGAAGTGCCTTCAAATTCAGTATTAAATAACTTAACAATATTGGATTCAAAAATATTGAATAGTGGAGAGTATGGCTTATATGTCTATTCATTAGGAGATAGCTCTAATTTAAATATTTCAGGCAATTTCATAAATGCTTCATTTAGAGATGGAATTTTAATATTTGGAGTTAATGATATAGAGATTTTAAATAACAACATTACCAATAATGGATTAATCGGAGGAGACCCAGCAGGAGCAGGAATTAAAGTTATTGGCTACAACACTGCTAATGTAACTATAGAAAACAACAACTGTTCAAACAATGGAGGAAATGGGATTGATGTAGAAGATTATTATGGAAATTATTTGAGAAATGTAACAATTGAAAATAACTATTTATCAAACAATGGAATTGAGGCAAATGCTGGAAACGCCCTCTTTATTGGAGGAAGAGTAGAGAATGTTTTAGTTAAAAACAATATTATGCAGTACAGTGATGCTCAGGCAATTTTAATTCAAGAACCAAATGGATGGGCAACATGGGCATGGATTGGGACGAATATAACAATAGATAATAACACAATTCAATACAACGGTTTAACGGTTGAGGCAGGAAATGTAACGGCAGGAATAACTATTGGAGCTTATGGAAACTACAACCAAGATGATGGTTACATAATAATTAAAAATAACAAAATAATAAACAACAATCTCTGCCCAAACCCAAGTTATGGTGGAAAAGTTGGAGGAATTGAGATTTATGGATTAAATGAGAGTTGGATTAACTTAGAGTTCAATATAACCAACAATATAATAGCAAATAATTCTGCCTATGGAATCTCAGTAGCAGCAAGTAAAGACATCAATATAGTTAATAACACAATATACAACAATGAAAAGGGAATAACCCTTCCAACTTATGATTCTGCTCCTCATAACATAATAATATCTAAGAATTCAATTTACAACAACTCCATGTTGGGAATTGACTTAAATGATGATAATGTAACATTAAATGATGGTCTAATTAATCCAAATGAGGCAAATTATGGTATTGATTATCCAATAATTACTTATGCTGAATTAGTTGGGGATAACTTAACAATTAGGGGATACATTGGAAATGGAACGGGTAGTTCAAACTTTGCAAATGCAATAGTTGAGATTTTCTTAGTTAAAAATTCAACTGGTGGAGACAACTTAATAGGAAATAATATTTCTTCAGACGGAACAACATTAGACGACACCTATGGAGAAGGATGGATTTATTTAGGAAGTTTAATAGCTGATAGTAATGGCTTTTTCAATGGAACCTTAAATGTCTCTGGAAAAGGTGTTGATTATGACTCTATATTAACTGCAACAGCTACAATAAATGGTTATGGAACTTCTGAATTTGGGAGAAACTACCTCTTAATTAAAAAGTTTTTCAATATAACTGGAAGTATAACAATGCTTCCAAACGGCTACAATATAACAATAAAGTCGTACAACACAACAAGAGATGTTTATGTTTATTGGTATAAGCCAAATGATATTGGAGTTATAAACATTTCAGGAGATTATAACGAAAATGGAACAAATGGAAACACATACTGGTTCAAGTTTAATATAATAAATGCAAATGAAGTAAAAAAGATTTCAATAACAACTAATACAACGACAATTGAAGGCCTTATTATAGGCATAGACCCAAAATAA